The region ACTGGGCCTGGTCAGCGAGCGCGAGGCGGTGCACGGTTTCCTGACCGCGTACGAGTTCGTGCTGGCCAGTGCGCGCCTGCACCGACTGCCGAACGCGGAGGCGGCGGCCCGCTGGGCGATCGAACTGGTCGAGATGACCGACGCGCAGGACCGGCGGATCGACACCTACTCCAAGGGCATGCGGCAACGTACGCGGGTCGCGGCGGCGCTGGTGCACTCGCCGGAGGTGCTGCTGCTCGACGAGCCGTTCAACGGCATGGACCCGCGCCAGCGGCTGCACATGATGCAACTGCTGCACTCGCTCGGCGAGGCAGGGCACACCATCCTGTTCAGCTCGCACATCCTGGAGGAGGTCGAGGAGGTCTCCGGCACCGTCCAGGTGATCGTCTCCGGCCGACTGGCCGCCTCCGGTGACTTCCGTTCGATCCGGCGGCTGATGACCCACCGCCCGCACGTCTTCACCGTCCAGTCCAGTGACGACCGGAAGCTGGCGGTCGCGCTGATCGGCGAACCCTCGGTCAGCGGCGTCGAGCTGGACAAGGAGGGGCTGACCGTACGCGCCGCTGACTACGGCAGCTTCACCCGCGCGCTGCCCAAGATCGCGCTCGGGTCCGGTATCCGGGTCCGCCGGCTGCTGCCCTCGGACGAATCCCTGGAGAGCGTCTTCTCCTACCTGGTGGAGGCCTGACATGTCGACTATCTCCTGGATCACCACGCGGGGGCTCTTCGGTCGCCGTCGGTTCCTGCTGTTGGTCCCGCTGCCGGTGCTGCTGGTGGCGCTGGCCGCCATTCCCCGCGCGGCGGGCGCCGACGTCCGCCAGTGGGCGCCGGTGGTGCTGGTCGGCCTCGGGCTGGCCGTCGTCCTGCCGGTGATCGCGCTGATCGTCGGCACCGGCGTGCTCGGCGCCGAGATCGACGACGGCACGATCGTGCACATCCTCACCAAGCCGCTGCCGCGCTGGCAGATAGTGCTGCCGAAGCTGGCCGTGGCGGCCGGGGTGAGCGCGCTGACCGTGGCCGTCCCGCTCTACGTGGTCGGGGTGCTGGCGGACTCCGTACGGCTGGGGTTGGCGCTGGTGGTGGCGAGCGCGATCGGCGCGCTGGCCTATTCGGCGGTGTTCCTGGCGCTGAGCCTGCTCACCCGGCGGCCGGTGCTGCTCGGCCTGGTCTACGTGCTGATCTGGGAGGGGCTGCTCGGCAACTTCGTCGGCGGCACCCGGAACCTCTCGATCGAGCAGTACGTGATCACGATCGCCGACCGGATCGCCCCCACCGACCTGCTCACCACCCAGGTCTCCCTCCCCGTCTCGATCATCATGGCCACCCTCCTCACCATCGGCTTCACCCTCCTGGCAATCGACCGCCTCCGCTCCTTCTCGGTAGCCGGCGAAACCAGCTAACCCAACCCCCGCGCCCCCTCTGGAGGGCGCACCAAACCAGAGAAAGAGTGCCTATCCCGGCGTGGACAGGCACTCTTTCTCTGTTCTAGTGAGGATCTTGGGGGGCGGGGTGGGGGCGGCGGCGGGTCCAGGAGTGGGGGACGCCGTTGCCTCGGATGGCGGCGGCGGCCAGGAGGAGGAGTAGGGCGGCTGCGGCCCAGATGGCCAGGGTGGCGGCGGGGCGGGCGGTTGCGTCGGGGCCGAAGTAGATCACCGCCCGGATCAGGTCGGTGGCGAGTCCGGGGATGTTCCACAGGTGCATGTCGCGGAAGAAGTCGGGCAGGAACTCCGGGGCGTAGATGCCGCCGGAGCCGGGATTGCCGAGCACCACCAGCAGCAGGATGACCAGCCCGGTGCCGAGCATCCCGAGCCAGCCCTGCACCGCGGCGGCGGCCATCGCGGCGGCGAACGCGGCCAACGCCCCGGCGCCCACCAGGCTGGGGAAGTGGGTGTGCCACACGTCCAGGCCGGGGCCGGTGACCAGCGCCCCGGAGAGTCCGAGCAGGGCCGAGTAGACGGCCAGGCCGCCGATTCGGGCGGCGGCCCGGGAAACCGTACGGGGAGTGGTGCCGATGGTGAGGCCGAGCACGGTGGAGCCGAGGTAACCGCCGAGCACCAGACCGATGGCCAGGTAGAACGGCACCAGCCCGCGCGGGTCGTTGGCGGCGATCGGCACCGCGTCGGTGACCGTCAGCGCGACCTGCCCGCGCTGGGCCGCCACCTGCACCAGCTGACCGATCACCTGGGCGGCGAGCGGTGCGGCGGCGCTGGCCGTGACCAGGGTCAGTGCCGGGGTCCCGCCGCCGGTGGCCGAGGCGAGTACGGCGTACACGTCGCGTCCGGCGAGCGCGTCGTCGGCGGCGGATCGGCTGCCGTACTCGATGGGTTTGAGTGCCCTGTCCTGTTGCCGGATGGCCGCCAGCAGCATTCGTGCCGGCTGGTCACCCCGAACCACGGCGACGGGTACGTCCTTCGGCGTCGGCTGGTGCAGCGCCCCCGCATACGCGGCGATGAAGGCGGTGGCCAGCACCAACGTGCCGAACAGCAGCAGGGTGCCCCGGATCACCGACCGCCGCCACGACTCCCGCCCCACCGGCTCCGCCCGATACCCCACCCCATCCGCCACCACCTCAGCGTATGAAAGAAAGATCCACCCTGGCCGCACTTTCACTGTTTGAGTGGCTTTTCCGGCTCGGATAACCACTCAAACAGTGAAAGTGCGCGGATCTTGGGGGTGGGGAGGGGGAGGGGGTCAGCCGGTGTTGCGCATGCCGGCGGCTATGCCGTTGACGGTGGTTAGGAGGGCTCGTTCCAGGGCGGTGCCGTCGCCGGGGGCGCGGCGGGCGCCGGGGGCGGTGGCGACGGCGCGGCCGGCGGCACCGGAGTCGCGGTACTGGCGCAGCAGGGCCACCTGGAGGTGGTGCAGCGGCTCCAGGTAGGTGTCCCGGACGGCGAGGGTGCGCTGAAGCACCGGCGAGTTCTCCAGCAGGGCGGGGGAGGCGGTGATCGCCAGCACCTCGCGCTTGGTCAGCTCGTACTCCTCGCGGATCACCTCGAAGATCGGCTGCAACGGCTCCGGGACCAGGGTCTCGACGTACCGGCGGGCGATGTTCAGGTCCGTCTTGGAGAGCATCATCTCCACGTTGGACAGGAACGTCCGGAAGAAGTGCCAGTTACGGTGCATCTCGGCGAGGATCTCCGCCCGTCCGCTCTCGCGGGCGGCGGCCAGGCCGGAGCCGACCCCGAACCAGCCCGGCACGATCTGCCGGGTCTGGGTCCAGCCGAACACCCACGGGATCGCCCGCAGGCCGCTCAGCCCGGCCCCGGTGTTCGGGCGCTTCGCCGGCCGGGAGCCGATGTTGAGCGCGCCGAGCAACTCGGTCGGCGTCGACGCCCAGAAGTACGCCGGCAGGTCCGGGTTCTCCACCAGCGACCGGTACGACCGGTACGCCGAGTCGGAGACCAGCTCCATCGTGTCGTCCCAGCGTTCCAGCATCTCGGCGGGCTGCCGGGGATAGGTGTGCAGCAGGGCGCTCTGCAACACCGCGGCCAGGGTCAGTTCCAGGTTCTCCCGGGCCAGCGACGGCAGCGTGTACTTGTCGGAGATGACCTCACCCTGCTCGGTCACCTTGATCGCCCCGTCGAGGGTGCCGTACGGCTGGGCCAGGATCGCCTCGTGCGTCGGGCCGCCACCACGGCCGACGGTACCGCCGCGACCGTGGAACAACCGCAGTCGTACGCCGTGCCGGGCGGCCACGTCGCGCAGTGAGCGCTGGGCCCGGTGGATCGACCACTGGGAGGTGGTGATGCCCGCCTCCTTGTTCGAGTCGGAGTAGCCGAGCATCACCTCCTGCACGTCCCCCCGGGCGGTGACGATCGCCCGGTACGCCGGCAGGGAGAGCAGTTCGTCCAGCAGTTCTCCGCCCGCGTTCAGCTCGTCCGGGGTCTCCAGCAGCGGCACGAAGCCGATCCGGGCCCGTCCGCTGTGCACGTCGACCAGACCGGCCTCGCGGGCCAGCACCACCGCGGCGAGCACGTCGTCCACGCCCATCGTCATCGAGATGATGTACGACTCGATGACCTCGGTGCCGAACCGTTCCTGCGCCTCGCGGATGGTGCCGAACACGTCGAACGTCTTGCGGGTCGGCTCGGTCAGCGGGCTGTCCATGTTGGACAGCGGGCGACGGCCGGTGAGTTCCTCGCTGAGCAGCTTGGTCCGCTCGACCCGGCTCAACGAGGCGTAGTCGGTGACCTCGCCGACCTGCTCGTAGAGCTGGCGCAGCACCGCGTGGTGTGCCTCGGCGTGCTCCCGCACGTCCAGCGTGGCCAGGTGCAGCCCGAACGAGGCGACGGTACGGATGGCCGAGGCGAGCCGGCCGACGGCGGTGAGTTGACCGGAGTTACGGGCCAGCGAGGCCCGCATCAGCTCCAGGTCGGAGAGGAGTTCGGCCGAGCCCCGGTAGTCCCGGCCGGGCACGTGGGCGGTGCCCCGGGTCAGCCGCAGCCGGGTGTTGGCCAGCTTCGCCTTGATGCACCGCGCCTTGAGCCGGTACGGCTCCTCGGCGTTGACCCGGCGGAACCGGGCCGCCACCTCGGGCAGCGCGTCGAGGTCGGCGGCCAGGCTGGCGGAGAGGTCGAGGGACACCCCGCGCAGCCGGCGGGAGACCGAGATTTCGTTGATCAGCGACTCCATCGCCGCCTCGGTCGCCTGGATCCCGTGGTGGTACTGGATGACCAGCACCTCGCGGGTGACGTGCGGGGTGACGAACGGGTTGCCGTCCCGGTCGCCGCCGATCCAGGTGCCGAAGGTCAGCGGGCGGGCCGTCGGCGAGGTCTCCACGCCGAGCGAGCGCAGCGTGTCGGCGAGGTCGTCGAGCACCTGCGGCGCGGCGGCGGCGTACAGGTCGCGCAGATAGTAGATCGCGTTACGGGCCTCGTCGGTCGGGTCCGGCCGGTCGAGCCGCAACTCGTCGGTCTGCCACATCAGGTCGAGCAGTTCGGCCAGCCGGCGGTTGGTCGGCGCCTCGTCGCTGGCGCCGTAGAGCACCGCGGCGGCGGTCTCGGCGTCCAACTCGTCGGCGACCGCGCGCAGCTTGGTCAGGATCGAGCGGCGGGCCGCCTCGGTCGGGTGGGCGGTGAACACCGGTCGTACGGCCAGCCGCCGGGCCGCGGCGGCGATCTCCTCGGCCGGCACCCCGCGCTCGGCGATCAGCTTGGCCGCCTGGTCCAGCCAGCCGCCCTGGGTGGCCCGCTGCCGGCGCAGGTCGCGGGACCGGTGCACCTGTTCGGTGATGTTGGCCAGGTGGAAGTAGGTGGAGAAGGCGCGGGCCAGCTTGGTCCCGGTGGTCACGTCCATCGCGCCGAGCCGCTGGGCGGCGGCCTCCGGGTCCGAGCGGACCAGGGCGCGGATCTCCTCGACGAGGTCGAGCAGCGGGGGGCCTTCCTGGCGGGCGAGGGTCTGCCCGAGCAGGGTCCCGAGCCGGCGAATGTCCGCCCGAAGGGCGGCGTCCGGGCCGTCGTGATCATGCTGGTCGGTCACCGTGCGCTCCTTACGTGGTGTGCTAAGGACAGCGCTGTCCGACAAGGCTGATCGTATCCGCGCGGGGGTGCTTCTTAGGAGGGGGCCACCATATCCGAGTTTTAATCACACCCTTGGCTCCGAGTGTCGATCACGCACCGCCTCACGCCTCGCCGGTCAGGCGGCCGAACCAGTCCCGGGCGGTCCGTACTCCGCCGTCGGCGACCGCGACCATCAGCGCGGCGCGGGCCTTCACCGGGGGCAGGCCCCGGGCACTGATCGCACCCATCCGGGCGGCGAGGGCCGCGCCGCCGTGGAACTCGTCCGGCGACACCGCGCGGGTCCGGCAGCGGGAGCTGACCACCACCGGGATGTCCCACCCGGTCAGCTCGTCGATCGCGGTGAGCAGGCCGACCGGCACGTTCGCCATGCCGGTGCCCTCCAGCACCACACCCCGGGCCCCGCCGTCGGCCACCGCGTGCAGCAACGCCGGGCCGATGCCAGGGTACGTCTTGATCAGCGCGATCGCCGACTCCGGCTCGCCGGTCGGGGCCGGCGGTCGGGGCGGCGGCGGGCCCAGCAGCTCCACCCCGCCGCCCACCACCCGACCGAGCAGCGGGTACGGGGCCGACGAGAACGCGGCCACCCCGCCGGCGTCGACCAGCCCGACCCAGCGGGCGGCGTGCAGTTCGTCGTTGAGGCAGGCGACCACGGCCCGGCGGGCCAGGCGCAGCATCGTCTCCGGGTCCAGGTCCCAGCTCGGTTCGGCGAGCGTGTCCTCGACCGTCACGTCGGCCGGGACCGAGCCTGCGGGCAGTGCCGCCAGCAACTCGGCCCCGGACGCGAAGGCACCTCGACCGGGACGCGGGTCGAACGCGATCGTGTCGCCGGTGGTGAGCAGGAGCAGTCGGGTCAACGTGCGGCCCCGGCTTCCGGTCCGGCGGTGTCGGGTCGGGCCTCGATCCGCTGTTCGAGCCGGTCGAGGCGGGCCAGGATCGGCTGCAACTGCCGGGCCAGGGCGGCCTGGAGCGCGGCGACCTGGTCGGTGCCGCCCGACGCCGAGCCACCGGCCGCCGGGGCGCCGCCCTGGGTCTGTGCGCGCAGGTGGACGTAACCGGCGAGCGCGGCGGTGACCGCCCGGCGGGTCAGTCGGTAGTCGGCGCCGAGCGCCCGCAGCACGTGACCGGCGGTGCCGTCCGGCTCGGCGATCAGCCCGAGCAGCAGGTGTTCGCAGCCGACGTAGTTGTGGCCGAGGCTGGTCGCCTCGGTCACGGTCAGCTCCAGCGCGTTGGCGGCGGTCCGGCCAAACCGCCGTACGCCGGCCTGGTCGGCTGTCTCGGCGGTGTCCTTCGGAGCCTGGCGGGCCAGTTCGCGGCCCACCGCCTCGGGGTCGATCTCCATTGCCCGGAGCACCTGGATGGCCAGGTTCTGTCCCTCGGTGAGCATGCCGGCGAGCAGGTGCGCGGTGTCGATGCTGGTCGCGCCCTGCTCCCGAGCCTGGGTCAGGCCGAGCGTGACGGCGGTCCGCGCGCGGGGGGTGAACTGGGTCAGCGTGGCGGTGGGGTCGTCCCGGTCGGTCTCGCCGAGGGTCGTCTCCCGGATCGCGGTCACCCGGCGCACGGCCTGTTCCAGGGCGCGCTGGCAGATCGCGGAGACCGGCACGCCGGACTCCCTGACCGCCTCGGCCAGCTCGTCGGGCAGGTACACGTTGATTTTCGGCATCGTCGGCCTCCTCTGGCGTTGCGGGAGGCTTATAACCCCCCTGTGACCCCACTGTACCCCCAGAGCCGAAAATGGGAAGCCCCTCGTCGTGGTCGATCGCTAGGGTGGGTCGATGTCCGATGTGACCAGCTCGGCCGCACTCAGGCGTTATCCGGCGAAACCGCGACCGGGGGACCGGGTCGCCGTACTCTCGCCCTCCGCCGGGCTGCCGGCCGTCTTCCCCCACGTGTACGACCTGGGCCTGCGTCGGCTGCGGGACGAGTTCGGCCTGATCCCGGTCGAGTACCCGACGACCCGGGCCGCCGCCGCCCACCCGCGTGAACGCGCCCGTGATCTGACCGCCGCCTTCGCCGACCCGTCGATCCGGGCGGTGCTCGCCACCGTTGGCGGGGACGACCTGATCACCGTGCTGCCGTACCTGGATCCGGAGGTGATCGCGGCGAACCCGAAGCCGTACTTCGGCTACTCGGACAACACCAACGTGCTGTCGTACCTCTTCGAACTGGGGCTGGTCGGCTATCACGGGGGCTCGGTCCTGGTGCACCTCGGCCGCCCCGGTGCGCTGCACCCGGCGTCCGCCGCGTCGCTGCGGGCCGCGCTGTTCACCGACGACTGGTACGAGCTGACTCCGTCGCCCGAGTACAGCGACGAGCCGAGCGACTGGCGGGACCCGTCCACCCTCGCTGCCGAACCGGTGATGTTCCCGAGCGAGGGCTGGCACTGGCACGGCCCCCCGACCGTGGTCGAGGGGGCGGTCTGGGGCGGCAACCTGGAGATCCTCGCCTGGCTGCTCCAGGCCGGCCGGGTCGGCCCGAACGCCGCGTACGCCGGTTGTGTGCTGTTGCTGGAGACCTCCGAGGAACTGCCGTCCGATGTCGAGGTGTTCCGGATCCTGCGCTGCATGGGCGAGCGTGGCCTGCTCGCCGGTTTTCCGGCGGTGCTGGTCGGGCGACCGAAGGCGTGGGACTTCGAGCAGCCGAAGGACGCCGAGGGGAAGCGGGCGTACACCGAGGCCCAGCGGGCCGCCGTGCTGCGGGTGCTGGCCGAGTACAACCCGGACGCGGTTGCCGTCTTCGGGCTCGATGTCGGCCACACCGATCCGCAGTTGATCGTCCCCTACGGCGGGCTCGCCCGGATCGACCCGACGGCGCGCCGGATCACCGTCCGTTACTGACCTTCGGCGTACACCCTGTCCGGGTTTCTGGGGATGTTCGTGTGAGTAAGTCCGGTTTCGGCCTAAAGTAGCTATCATCGCTCAATGTGAGGGTTAGGGGTAATTGGCGCCTCGGGCTCGGAGGATCACGGGGTAGGTCCGCCGCTATGGTGCTACTCATCGCTCTGACCTGGGCGATCGTGACGATCGACCGGGCCGGGGCGGCCGTGGTGCGGCCCTTCGGGGCACGGTTCCAGACCAGTGAGCGCGGTGACGTGATCTTCGCGTCGAACACCCTGGTGACCTGCACCCTGCCGGTTCTGATCACCGCACCGAGCTGCGCCAGCGCCCGCGCCGGCGCGGTCGCCGACAACGACAACTACCTCGCCGGGTACGTCGACATCGACACCAACCTGACCACCCTCAACTCCAGCAGCGCCACCCTGTCCGTGCCGGCCGGCGGCGCCGTGCTCTGGGCCGGGCTCTACTGGTTCGGCAGCGCACTCAACGGCGACCCGAGCCGGGCACAGATCCGACTGGCCCGGACCGGGCAGGACTACACCACGGTGACCGGGACGGTGAGCACCGGCGCGGTGACGACCAACGGCGGGTATCCGTACTCGGCGTTCGCGGACGTCACCGCACTCGTGCAGGCCGCCGGGGTCTACACGGTCGCCGGCCTCGCCACGGCACTCGGCACGAACGCCCGTGGTGGCTGGGCGATCGTCGCGGCGGTACGCGACTACACCCAACCGTTGCGCAACCTCGCCGTCTTCGACGGGTACGCCGAGGTCAACAACAACAGCGGCAGCTCGCGGGTGAGCATCACCCTGTCGAACTTCCGTACCCCGACGACCGGGGCGGTCTCGGCCCGGGTGGGTGCGGTCAGCTCCGAGGGCGACCTGGCCTCGACCGGCGACTCGTTGGAGTTCAACGGGGTGAACATCGGTGACGGGCTCAACCCGGCCACGAACCTGTTCAACAGCTCGATCACCAGGCTCGGCAGCCGGGTCACCGCGAAGACGCCGGACTACGCCAACCAACTCGGCTTCGACGTCGACTACCTGGCGGTTCCGGCCAGCGCGATCAGCAACGGGCAGACCTCGGCCAGCGTCGCGTTCACCACCGGCGCGGACTCGTACGAGCCGATCGCGCTGTTCACCGCGATCGACGTCTCCGAACCCGACGTCGACGCCACCAAGACCGCCGCCCGGATCGGTGGCGGCACCACGGTCAACCCCGGCGACCAGGTCCGTTACACGATCCAGGCCACCTCGACCGGCAACGAGAGCGCCACCGGTGTGCAGTTCGTGGATCCGGTCCCGAGCGGCACCACGTACATGCCGGGCACGATCACCGTCGGCGGCTCACCACGAACCGACGCGGTCGGGGACGACGTCGCGCACTGGGACACAGCCAACAACCGGCTGGTGTTCCGGCTCGGCACCGGCGCGAACGCCACGGTCGGCGGCACCATGACCCCGACCACGAGCCTGGCGGTGACGTTCCGGGTCCGGGTGATCGACCCGGCCGTCGCGAACCTCGTCCTCTCCAACCAGGCCACCGGCACCTTCGGCTCACCGACCACGAGCACCCAGTACACCCGGGTCACCGACGATCCCGGCGTGCCCGGTATGACGAACCCCACCCTCACCGAGATCAACGACGCACCGATCGCCCGGGACGACACCGCGACGGTGCTGGAGAACGAGTCGGTGACGGTCGCCGTGCTGGCCAACGACACCGACGCGGAGGGCGACGCGTTGACCATCGTGGCCGGCAGTCGGCCCACCACCCACGGCAACGTCTCCTGTACGAGCGTGTCGTGCACGTACACCCCGGACCGTTACTACTTCGGCTTCGACAGCTTCGCGTACACGGCCATCGACCCGGGCAACGCCGTCGCCTCGGCGACCGTCTCGGTGACGATC is a window of Micromonospora sp. NBC_01699 DNA encoding:
- a CDS encoding ABC transporter ATP-binding protein encodes the protein MTDLELSGVSRWYGNVVAVNDVTMTLGAGVTGLLGPNGAGKTTLLHMMAGFLAPSRGAVTLGGEPTWRNPGVYRRLGLVSEREAVHGFLTAYEFVLASARLHRLPNAEAAARWAIELVEMTDAQDRRIDTYSKGMRQRTRVAAALVHSPEVLLLDEPFNGMDPRQRLHMMQLLHSLGEAGHTILFSSHILEEVEEVSGTVQVIVSGRLAASGDFRSIRRLMTHRPHVFTVQSSDDRKLAVALIGEPSVSGVELDKEGLTVRAADYGSFTRALPKIALGSGIRVRRLLPSDESLESVFSYLVEA
- a CDS encoding ABC transporter permease subunit → MSTISWITTRGLFGRRRFLLLVPLPVLLVALAAIPRAAGADVRQWAPVVLVGLGLAVVLPVIALIVGTGVLGAEIDDGTIVHILTKPLPRWQIVLPKLAVAAGVSALTVAVPLYVVGVLADSVRLGLALVVASAIGALAYSAVFLALSLLTRRPVLLGLVYVLIWEGLLGNFVGGTRNLSIEQYVITIADRIAPTDLLTTQVSLPVSIIMATLLTIGFTLLAIDRLRSFSVAGETS
- the ppc gene encoding phosphoenolpyruvate carboxylase; its protein translation is MTDQHDHDGPDAALRADIRRLGTLLGQTLARQEGPPLLDLVEEIRALVRSDPEAAAQRLGAMDVTTGTKLARAFSTYFHLANITEQVHRSRDLRRQRATQGGWLDQAAKLIAERGVPAEEIAAAARRLAVRPVFTAHPTEAARRSILTKLRAVADELDAETAAAVLYGASDEAPTNRRLAELLDLMWQTDELRLDRPDPTDEARNAIYYLRDLYAAAAPQVLDDLADTLRSLGVETSPTARPLTFGTWIGGDRDGNPFVTPHVTREVLVIQYHHGIQATEAAMESLINEISVSRRLRGVSLDLSASLAADLDALPEVAARFRRVNAEEPYRLKARCIKAKLANTRLRLTRGTAHVPGRDYRGSAELLSDLELMRASLARNSGQLTAVGRLASAIRTVASFGLHLATLDVREHAEAHHAVLRQLYEQVGEVTDYASLSRVERTKLLSEELTGRRPLSNMDSPLTEPTRKTFDVFGTIREAQERFGTEVIESYIISMTMGVDDVLAAVVLAREAGLVDVHSGRARIGFVPLLETPDELNAGGELLDELLSLPAYRAIVTARGDVQEVMLGYSDSNKEAGITTSQWSIHRAQRSLRDVAARHGVRLRLFHGRGGTVGRGGGPTHEAILAQPYGTLDGAIKVTEQGEVISDKYTLPSLARENLELTLAAVLQSALLHTYPRQPAEMLERWDDTMELVSDSAYRSYRSLVENPDLPAYFWASTPTELLGALNIGSRPAKRPNTGAGLSGLRAIPWVFGWTQTRQIVPGWFGVGSGLAAARESGRAEILAEMHRNWHFFRTFLSNVEMMLSKTDLNIARRYVETLVPEPLQPIFEVIREEYELTKREVLAITASPALLENSPVLQRTLAVRDTYLEPLHHLQVALLRQYRDSGAAGRAVATAPGARRAPGDGTALERALLTTVNGIAAGMRNTG
- a CDS encoding asparaginase, with product MTRLLLLTTGDTIAFDPRPGRGAFASGAELLAALPAGSVPADVTVEDTLAEPSWDLDPETMLRLARRAVVACLNDELHAARWVGLVDAGGVAAFSSAPYPLLGRVVGGGVELLGPPPPRPPAPTGEPESAIALIKTYPGIGPALLHAVADGGARGVVLEGTGMANVPVGLLTAIDELTGWDIPVVVSSRCRTRAVSPDEFHGGAALAARMGAISARGLPPVKARAALMVAVADGGVRTARDWFGRLTGEA
- a CDS encoding Clp protease N-terminal domain-containing protein, whose translation is MPKINVYLPDELAEAVRESGVPVSAICQRALEQAVRRVTAIRETTLGETDRDDPTATLTQFTPRARTAVTLGLTQAREQGATSIDTAHLLAGMLTEGQNLAIQVLRAMEIDPEAVGRELARQAPKDTAETADQAGVRRFGRTAANALELTVTEATSLGHNYVGCEHLLLGLIAEPDGTAGHVLRALGADYRLTRRAVTAALAGYVHLRAQTQGGAPAAGGSASGGTDQVAALQAALARQLQPILARLDRLEQRIEARPDTAGPEAGAAR
- a CDS encoding S66 family peptidase: MSDVTSSAALRRYPAKPRPGDRVAVLSPSAGLPAVFPHVYDLGLRRLRDEFGLIPVEYPTTRAAAAHPRERARDLTAAFADPSIRAVLATVGGDDLITVLPYLDPEVIAANPKPYFGYSDNTNVLSYLFELGLVGYHGGSVLVHLGRPGALHPASAASLRAALFTDDWYELTPSPEYSDEPSDWRDPSTLAAEPVMFPSEGWHWHGPPTVVEGAVWGGNLEILAWLLQAGRVGPNAAYAGCVLLLETSEELPSDVEVFRILRCMGERGLLAGFPAVLVGRPKAWDFEQPKDAEGKRAYTEAQRAAVLRVLAEYNPDAVAVFGLDVGHTDPQLIVPYGGLARIDPTARRITVRY
- a CDS encoding Ig-like domain-containing protein, with translation MVLLIALTWAIVTIDRAGAAVVRPFGARFQTSERGDVIFASNTLVTCTLPVLITAPSCASARAGAVADNDNYLAGYVDIDTNLTTLNSSSATLSVPAGGAVLWAGLYWFGSALNGDPSRAQIRLARTGQDYTTVTGTVSTGAVTTNGGYPYSAFADVTALVQAAGVYTVAGLATALGTNARGGWAIVAAVRDYTQPLRNLAVFDGYAEVNNNSGSSRVSITLSNFRTPTTGAVSARVGAVSSEGDLASTGDSLEFNGVNIGDGLNPATNLFNSSITRLGSRVTAKTPDYANQLGFDVDYLAVPASAISNGQTSASVAFTTGADSYEPIALFTAIDVSEPDVDATKTAARIGGGTTVNPGDQVRYTIQATSTGNESATGVQFVDPVPSGTTYMPGTITVGGSPRTDAVGDDVAHWDTANNRLVFRLGTGANATVGGTMTPTTSLAVTFRVRVIDPAVANLVLSNQATGTFGSPTTSTQYTRVTDDPGVPGMTNPTLTEINDAPIARDDTATVLENESVTVAVLANDTDAEGDALTIVAGSRPTTHGNVSCTSVSCTYTPDRYYFGFDSFAYTAIDPGNAVASATVSVTINPRHYAGLSISVPDQADLGTAVGGFATGQLGTVTVTDDRGPFAGDWVVLVSASDFVTGTAGASATIPNDLVTYWSGPALDTTGSGTFVPQYGAVLAAPQVAAQWTGDIDRNSASWDPTLSVELPEFFVAGTYQGTITFSIL